From Bacteroidales bacterium, one genomic window encodes:
- a CDS encoding PhzF family phenazine biosynthesis protein: MKETSYIVNAFVGKSSGFLGSPACVVLLHEKIPDVQMLALAAKNGLPETAFLLKEEFSDSDAPDRSYSSRKHSGRYSLRWFTPDIEMDLCGHATLASAYVVYEILGEKEAIFDTCEGEIKVARCPAERGSDSSGSGSGGSGDFMYVLDFPSRPAKPAKLPENIYNALNIKPKEVYLSRDYILLYDDEAQIRNIKIDRAEFDKINLDPGGIAVTSSEIYSGKKSICGGAKDCCDATFDFVSRFFTPQATILEDPVTGSAHCTLVPFWADRLGKSKLHAAQLSERGGELFCELKNGRVLIGGYASLAGGEI; the protein is encoded by the coding sequence TTGAAGGAGACATCTTACATAGTTAATGCTTTTGTCGGCAAAAGTTCCGGCTTCCTTGGAAGCCCCGCGTGTGTCGTCTTGCTGCATGAGAAAATCCCTGATGTTCAGATGCTTGCGCTTGCGGCTAAAAATGGTTTGCCTGAGACAGCTTTTCTCTTAAAGGAAGAATTCTCTGATAGTGATGCTCCCGACAGGTCATATTCCTCAAGGAAACACTCAGGCAGATACTCATTGCGCTGGTTCACTCCCGATATTGAAATGGATTTATGCGGACATGCTACGCTAGCCTCCGCGTATGTTGTGTATGAGATACTTGGAGAAAAAGAGGCAATCTTTGATACATGCGAGGGTGAGATAAAAGTAGCAAGGTGTCCAGCCGAGCGTGGTAGCGACAGCAGCGGCAGTGGCAGCGGCGGCAGCGGTGATTTTATGTATGTTTTGGATTTTCCGTCTCGTCCGGCAAAGCCTGCAAAACTACCGGAGAATATTTATAATGCATTAAATATCAAGCCAAAAGAAGTATATTTATCTAGGGATTATATACTGCTGTATGATGATGAAGCGCAAATCCGGAATATTAAAATTGACCGTGCGGAATTTGATAAAATTAATCTTGACCCGGGCGGGATTGCTGTAACTTCAAGTGAAATTTATAGCGGTAAAAAATCAATTTGCGGCGGAGCAAAAGATTGCTGTGATGCAACATTTGATTTTGTATCAAGATTCTTTACCCCGCAGGCGACAATTTTGGAAGATCCGGTGACGGGTTCTGCTCATTGCACGCTTGTCCCTTTTTGGGCTGACAGATTGGGAAAGAGTAAGTTACATGCGGCTCAGCTTTCAGAAAGAGGCGGTGAGCTTTTTTGCGAATTGAAGAATGGGCGGGTGCTTATTGGTGGCTATGCAAGTTTGGCCGGCGGGGAGATTTAG
- a CDS encoding SIMPL domain-containing protein (The SIMPL domain is named for its presence in mouse protein SIMPL (signalling molecule that associates with mouse pelle-like kinase). Bacterial member BP26, from Brucella, was shown to assemble into a channel-like structure, while YggE from E. coli has been associated with resistance to oxidative stress.) encodes MNTTVVAAIIIAVGLIGMGLAVRCGIVKFKKLDGTVSVKGLSEMEMPADKVIWPISYVAAGNDLTSLYADIESKNAIITKFLLDNGISKDEITESAPVVTDLKAQSYYGDNKSEYRYNITSVTTVSTTKVNLVRDLLVKQSELIKQGVPLSSGGNAEFSFTKLNDVKPKMIEEATKNARASAQKFAEDSHSHLGKIKNATQGQFSIEDRDSNTPYIKSLRVVTTVEYYMN; translated from the coding sequence ATTAACACAACAGTTGTTGCCGCAATAATTATAGCGGTTGGATTGATAGGTATGGGACTTGCCGTCAGATGCGGAATCGTAAAATTTAAAAAGCTGGACGGGACGGTTTCAGTTAAAGGACTTTCAGAGATGGAAATGCCTGCAGATAAGGTGATTTGGCCAATTTCTTATGTTGCTGCGGGTAATGATTTAACATCTCTTTATGCAGACATTGAATCCAAAAACGCAATCATTACAAAGTTCCTTTTAGATAACGGAATTAGCAAAGATGAAATCACGGAATCCGCACCGGTCGTTACAGATTTAAAGGCGCAGAGCTATTATGGAGATAATAAATCTGAGTATAGATATAATATTACTTCTGTCACGACAGTTTCTACTACTAAGGTAAATCTTGTGCGTGACCTGCTTGTAAAGCAGAGCGAGCTTATCAAACAAGGTGTTCCGTTGTCTTCCGGCGGAAATGCGGAATTCTCTTTTACTAAGCTTAATGACGTGAAGCCTAAGATGATAGAGGAAGCAACAAAGAATGCGCGGGCGTCTGCACAAAAGTTTGCGGAGGATTCTCACAGCCATCTTGGCAAAATTAAAAATGCTACGCAAGGACAGTTTTCAATTGAGGATAGGGATAGCAACACTCCGTATATCAAGAGTTTGAGGGTTGTCACAACTGTAGAGTATTACATGAACTAA
- a CDS encoding helix-turn-helix transcriptional regulator — protein sequence MKNSIKVERAVLNISQQDLADKIGVSRQTINAIETGRYIPSTVLALKIAAVFHKSVNEIFTLERRD from the coding sequence ATGAAGAATAGTATTAAAGTAGAACGCGCAGTTTTAAATATCTCACAGCAGGACCTGGCAGATAAAATAGGAGTAAGCCGCCAAACCATCAATGCAATAGAGACTGGCAGATATATTCCATCCACGGTACTTGCGCTAAAAATTGCGGCTGTTTTTCATAAAAGCGTCAATGAAATATTCACGCTGGAGAGAAGAGATTAG